One part of the Parambassis ranga chromosome 8, fParRan2.1, whole genome shotgun sequence genome encodes these proteins:
- the ep300b gene encoding histone acetyltransferase p300 isoform X2 — protein sequence MADNVLESGPPSAKRPKLSSPALSVSASDGNDFGSLFDLEHDLPDELISSSDLGLTNGGDVSQLHTTLGGLGVGGGQDAAAKHKQLSELLRAGAPAQQGGPASNSTPPGASMGMMGSVGMPPQGQQQQQPGLMQQVGMAGGVGAMNRAAAMMGAQKGNPGQQQQQQGLMGGQVVNGSPRMGYPGSAGMGNNGNLLAETLQQQGSQPMGAGGQAGMRPQQPGALNKMNMMANSGPYGGPYGQSAGQGLHGAGLGPQLQNKAGLQNNMAPQFNMDKKVAPGQGMPGMQQQSQQPGSVGGVSIGGVAATAVGGPGVGLGAVGAGPGTTPPTADPEKRKLIQQQLVLLLHAHKCQRREQANGEVRQCNLPHCRTMKNVLNHMTHCQAGKSCQVAHCASSRQIISHWKNCTRHDCPVCLPLKNAGDKRNQQPLVNSAAVGLVNALSSGVPSGQSSTPNLNPPSQIDPSSIERAYAALGLTYQGNQISQHQNTGNQGLQGQTGMNRNLNSMGGNSMGVNGGVGVQPPNQQSSLLPDAMLHNCMNAQSLLNDGVGNLGSMPTATPPSAAGMRKSWHEDITQDLRNHLVHKLVQAIFPTPDPAALKDRRMENLVAYARKVEGDMYESANSRAEYYHLLAEKIYKIQKELEEKRRTRLQKQGMMPGQPATPGIPQGPPGMVQPPMPPGQPPNGPLTDPSMVRPAGPNQMVNRMQNPAGMNQFAQMGMQPMGQRSTPPLPLNPPMNQMAMGAQRMSQPNATQLQNQYLPSGQFPGSSPGLGSGPVGMNQPGPQTAVPPQNQMSTPPSRPASSPAPQSAPCIPGPGAAGGSMGSSNASGAGSLPNLPPSSTPTHPNSFPHCPPIRSNSPSPARSLTPQPHQTPPTLPRSQTPQPQTPSTPQLPPPQHPQQQQQPQQSSQQQQQQQQQPSGQTVNSEKANQLPQPPLGGVASSGPQAGQTSTALNQNAHVPLQLPQTPLTPKLSLTADGQVSSPASLTSSTDPKSQLAPVDGSASSQEDIKMEVKKQEEDDEGADTQEEGKGKMGKCPADIKTEEKPEIKKEKQLGEGCKSEPMDTSSSFVSSSGATAEDKKPEVKKEPEEEGSGSAASSSSPVSAQSKKKIFKPEELRQALMPTLEALYRQDPESLPFRQPVDPQLLGIPDYFDIVKNPMDLSTIKRKLDTGQYQEPWQYVDDIWLMFNNAWLYNRKTSRVYKYCSKLAEVFESEIDPVMQGLGYCCGRKFEFSPQTLCCYGKQLCTIQRDAAYFSYQNRYHFCEKCFNEIQGESVSLGDDPSQPQTSINKDQFQRKKNDTLDPELLVECTDCGRKMHQICVLHNETIWPSGFVCDNCLKKSNKTRKENKYAAKRLPQTKLGSYLETRINDYLKRQNHPESGEVTIRVVHVSDKVVEVKPGMKSRFVDSGEMAESFPYRMKALFAFEDVDGVDVCFFGMHVQEYGSDCPPPNQRRVYISYLDSVHFFKPRHLRTAVYHEILLGYLDYVKRMGFTTGHIWACPPSEGDDYIFHCHPADQKIPKPKRLQEWYKKMLDKAVAERVVHDYKDIFKQATEDRLTSAKELPYFEGDFWPNVLEESIKELEQEEEERKREENSTSNESTDAAKGDSKNAKKKNNKKTSKNKSSLSRANKKKPGMPNVSNDLSQKLYATMEKHKEVFFVIRLMAGPTANSLPPITDSDPLMACDLMDGRDAFLTLARDKHLEFSSLRRSKWSSMCMLVELHNQSQDRFVYTCNECKHHVETRYHCTVCEDYDLCITCYNTKRHEHKMEKLGLGLDDDSNNQAASATQSPGDSRRLSIQRCIQSLVHACQCRNANCSLPSCQKMKRVVQHTKGCKRKTNGGCPICKQLIALCCYHAKHCQENKCPVPFCLNIKQKLRQQQLQHRLQQAQMLRRRMASMQRVGQPAGVTPGGPVVGLPSPGNNGTTAPSTPTSVGTQPPTPQTPTQNMPPGVQQGMGPGPGVQPQQQPGGLPQQHPHHQFQQMASGGGAAGGMMNSPQHQQQMLTQVQQQSGAGVNPQQLQQLQQHPNNLPPYTNRLPGSSPIHPSQGKPVLGCTTPPQQQPGGAVMPGNIGGQQPPSQLQGPPLSQQHQPSPGPPPAAVEIAMKIQQVADAQRKMALQRQAAQAAAGMMPPHAHHPQGQGQQMGMGHPGAVGMVGPQGTQNQAARAHMDQQGAPPVMMVGAGGPMQQQQQQQQPPPQQGNLPQGQLPPQLQLQQQRMGAPLQNPQQHQQQQQWAGQGMPPQQRQAMMNQMGHQAMMAAQQQQQQQQQQQQQQQQQQQQQQQQGHAALINMAQQQQQQQQQQQQGGGGVTGIPGVAGIPGIGAAGGNIPQAALQELLRTLRSPSSPLQQQQVLNILRSNPQLMAAFIKQRASKYKGGPGGPGGIPGGPGGIPGGLGPTGGPVMAGGGPQVNMNAAGAGQTGMHMGGQGGTNVNIATMAQLQQVQQQQQQLQQQQQQQQLQQQQQRPMLGGLQQQQVAALQQQQQQQQQQQQQQQQQQQQQQGVGRGMPGQGSQMGNLNGPQFRELLMRRHLQQQQQQQQQQMGVNHGQFQQPQPPQGQGFMGQPGMQPPAVGQGPPGGPALGPQQPGGPPVQQGQGFPGSVAQQQAAAALQQRLQHQHHLQMQQQQNAMAGLPGGDAGPGGGGPQQPPQGPQPPQSGPPAQSSQALLQQALHQRLLQQQQHLGPGGSPAQHSNPMSPQQPQQMAPSPHLQGQPLPTSLANQVRSPQPSPRPQSQPPHSSPSPRMQPQPSPHHISPQMQTGSPHLNQHHPGMVVPPQQQQPPQQQQQQNAMDQFGSDQNAMLSQLSSMAGLHGPGGAAQDPMGQNMNHNPLDIM from the exons ATTTCGGTTCACTCTTTGACCTGGAGCATGACCTCCCAGATGAGCTCATCAGTTCGTCAGACCTGGGGCTGACCAACGGAGGGGATGTCAGTCAACTCCACACCACTCTTGGAGGGCTTGGTGTGGGAGGAGGACAGGATGCtgctgcaaaacacaaacagctctctGAACTCTTGCGTGCTGGAGCACCTGCACAGCAGGGCGGCCCTGCTTCCAACAGCACGCCACCTGGTGCTTCCATGGGGATGATGGGAAGCGTTGGCATGCCCCCCCAGggccaacagcagcaacagcctgGATTAATGCAGCAGGTTGGGATGGCTGGAGGGGTGGGAGCCATGAATCGGGCAGCAGCCATGATGGGTGCCCAGAAGGGCAAccctggacagcagcagcagcagcaaggacTGATGGGTGGACAAGTGGTGAATGGCTCGCCCAGAATGGGTTACCCTGGGAGTGCAGGCATGGGTAACAATGGTAATCTTTTGGCTGaaactctgcagcagcagggcagtCAGCCAATGGGAGCTGGAGGCCAGGCAGGGATGAGACCTCAGCAACCTGGAGCACTGAACAAG ATGAATATGATGGCTAACTCGGGCCCCTATGGCGGTCCGTACGGCCAGTCCGCAGGCCAGGGGCTGCATGGAGCAGGGCTGGGCCCACAGCTCCAGAATAAGGCAGGCCTGCAAAACAATATGGCCCCCCAGTTCAACATGGACAAGAAGGTGGCGCCAGGTCAAGGCATGCCTGGGATG cagcagcagtctcagCAGCCCGGCTCAGTTGGTGGTGTATCCATCGGCGGAGTGGCAGCAACAGCAGTGGGAGGTCCTGGAGTTGGACTTGGTGCCGTAGGGGCAGGACCCGGCACAACGCCCCCCACCGCAGACCCTGAGAAGCGGAAGTTGATCCAACAGCAGCTAGTCCTCTTGCTTCACGCACACAAGTGCCAGCGGAGGGAGCAGGCCAACGGGGAAGTGCGGCAGTGCAACCTGCCTCACTGCCGCACCATGAAGAACGTGCTCAACCACATGACTCACTGCCAGGCTGGCAAGTCCTGCCAGG TGGCGCACTGTGCCTCATCCAGACAGATCATCTCTCATTGGAAGAATTGCACACGACATGACTGTCCTGTATGCCTGCCACTGAAAAACGCTGGAGACAAGAGGAACCAGCAgc CTCTTGTCAACAGTGCGGCAGTGGGTTTAGTGAACGCTTTATCCTCAGGGGTGCCCAGTGGACAGTCCAGCACTCCGAACCTGAACCCTCCCAGTCAGATTGACCCCAGCTCCATAGAGAGGGCCTATGCTGCACTGGGGCTCACCTACCAGGGGAACCAGATATCACAGCACCAGAACACAGGGAACCAGGGGCTGCAGGGGCAGACGGGGATGAACAGGAACCTGAACAGCATGG GAGGAAACTCCATGGGAGTAAACGGTGGAGTGGGTGTGCAGCCTCCTAACCAGCAGTCCTCCTTACTGCCAGACGCCATGTTGCACAACTGCATGAATGCACAGAG TTTGTTGAACGACGGTGTGGGGAACCTGGGCTCCATGCCCACAGCTACTCCTCCCTCAGCTGCAGGCATGAGGAAGTCTTGGCATGAGGACATCACGCAAGATCTCCGCaaccaccttgttcacaaact tgtgcAGGCCATCTTCCCCACTCCTGACCCAGCTGCACTGAAAGACCGGCGGATGGAGAATCTGGTAGCTTACGCTCGAAAAGTGGAAGGGGACATGTACGAGTCAGCCAACAGCCGA GCGGAGTACTACCACCTGCTGGCGGAGAAGATCTATAAAATCCAAAAGGAGctggaagaaaagaggaggacGCGGCTGCAGAAGCAGGGAATGATGCCTGGCCAACCTGCCACTCCAGGCATCCCACAGGGGCCTCCTGGCATGGTACAGCCACCCATGCCCCCAGGACAACCCCCTA ATGGTCCTCTCACCGATCCGTCCATGGTCAGACCAGCTGGACCCAATCAGATGGTCAACAGGATGCAAAACCCTGCAG GGATGAACCAGTTCGCTCAGATGGGGATGCAGCCAATGGGGCAGAGGTCgacacctcctcttcctcttaaTCCTCCAATGAACCAG atggCTATGGGAGCACAGAGGATGAGCCAACCCAACGCCACACAGCTACAGAACCAGTACCTCCCTTCTGGCCAGTTTCCTGGGTCCAGTCCTGGACTTGGTTCTGGTCCTGTTGGCATGAACCAGCCAGGACCACAAACTGCTGTGCCTCCG CAGAACCAGATGTCAACGCCGCCTTCCCGCCCAGCCAGCAGCCCTGCACCACAGTCTGCGCCCTGCATTCCAGGCCCCGGAGCCGCTGGAGGCTCTATGGGCTCTTCTAATGCCAGTGGCGCTGGCTCTCTACCTAACCTGCCTCcatcctccacccccacccatcCCAACTCCTTCCCTCACTGCCCGCCCATTCGTTCAAACTCCCCATCACCAGCTCGCAGCTTAACGCCTCAACCTCATCAAACACCTCCCACGTTACCGCGTTCTCAGACCCCACAACCGCAGACCCCCAGCACACCCCAGCTCCCCCCTCCACAGCACccccagcagcaacaacaaccacaacaatcctcacagcagcagcagcagcagcagcagcaaccgtCAGGGCAGACGGTGAACTCTGAAAAAGCCAATCAACTTCCACAGCCGCCACTTGGGGGCGTGGCTTCCTCTGGCCCCCAAGCAGGTCAAACGTCAACAGCGCTCAACCAGAATGCTCATGTGCCATTACAGCTGCCGCAGACTCCA CTCACCCCAAAGCTGTCTCTGACAGCAGATGGTCAGGTTTCCTCTCCAGCTTCACTTACCAGCAGCACCGATCCCAAATCCCAGCTCGCCCCAGTGGACGGCTCAGCTTCCAGCCAGGAAGACATCAAAATGGAGGtgaagaagcaggaggaggacgacgaaGGAGCTGACACCCAGGAAGAGGGCAAAGGGAAGATGGGCAAGTGTCCAGCTGACATAAAGACGGAGGAGAAACCAGAG ATAAAGAAAGAGAAGCAGTTGGGTGAGGGCTGTAAAAGTGAGCCCATGGATACATCTTCATCCTTTGTGTCATCGTCGGGAGcaacagctgaagacaaaaaGCCAGAGGTGAAGAAGGAGCCCGAAGAGGAGGGTTCAGGGTCAgcagcctccagcagctccCCTGTCAGCGCTCAGAGCAAGAAGAAAA TCTTCAAGCCAGAGGAGCTGCGTCAGGCTCTGATGCCCACCCTGGAAGCGCTGTACCGGCAGGACCCTGAGTCCCTTCCCTTCCGTCAGCCGGTGGACCCCCAGTTACTGGGAATACCC GACTACTTTGACATCGTGAAGAACCCCATGGACCTGTCGACCATCAAGCGGAAGCTGGACACGGGGCAGTACCAGGAGCCGTGGCAGTACGTGGATGACATCTGGTTGATGTTCAACAACGCCTGGCTGTACAACCGGAAGACGTCCCGCGTCTACAAGTACTGCTCCAAACTGGCTGAGGTTTTTGAGTCGGAGATCGACCCCGTCATGCAGGGCCTTGGGTACTGTTGTGGGAGGAAG TTTGAGTTTTCCCCCCAAACTCTTTGCTGCTATGGAAAACAATTATGCACCATCCAACGCGACGCTGCTTACTTTAGCTACCAGAACAG GTACCACTTCTGTGAGAAGTGTTTCAATGAAATCCAAGGCGAGAGCGTTTCCCTGGGGGATGATCCCTCTCAGCCTCAGAC GTCCATCAACAAAGACCAGTTCCAGCGAAAGAAGAACGACACGCTCGACCCTGAGCT ACTTGTGGAATGTACCGACTGCGGTCGTAAAATGCACCAGATCTGCGTCCTGCATAATGAAACCATATGGCCGTCAGG GTTTGTGTGTGACAACTGCCTCAAAAAGTCCAACAAGACACGGAAAGAGAACAAATATGCTGCCAAAA GGCTTCCTCAAACCAAGTTAGGGAGTTATTTGGAGACGCGAATAAACGACTACCTCAAGCGGCAGAACCACCCCGAGTCGGGCGAGGTCACCATCCGTGTGGTCCACGTCTCAGACAAAGTGGTCGAGGTCAAGCCGGGCATGAAGTCCAG gTTTGTGGACAGCGGGGAGATGGCTGAGTCTTTCCCATACAGGATGAAAGCTCTGTTTGCGTTCGAGGACGTTGACGGAGTCGACGTGTGTTTCTTTGGGATGCACGTTCAAGAGTACGGCTCAGACTGCCCGCCTCCCAATCAGAGACGTGTGTACATTTCGTACTTGGACAGCGTACACTTCTTCAAACCTCGACACCTCAGGACTGCTGTCTACCACGAAATCCTGCTGGGATACCTGGACTATGTGAAAAGGATGGG GTTTACGACGGGTCATATCTGGGCATGTCCTCCCAGTGAAGGGGATGATTACATCTTTCACTGCCACCCGGCGGACCAGAAGATCCCCAAACCAAAACGCCTGCAGGAGTGGTACAAGAAGATGCTGGACAAGGCTGTAGCGGAGCGCGTTGTCCATGATTACAAG GACATCTTCAAGCAGGCCACAGAGGACCGGCTCACCAGCGCCAAGGAGCTGCCGTACTTCGAGGGTGACTTCTGGCCCAATGTGTTGGAGGAGAGCATcaaggagctggagcaggaggaagaggagaggaagagggaggagaacaGCACCTCCAACGAGAGCACAGAT GCCGCAAAAGGAGACAGCAAGAATGCCAAAAAGAAGAACAATAAGAAGACGAGCAAGAACAAGAGCAGTTTGAGCCGAGCCAATAAGAAAAAACCGGGGATGCCCAATGTTTCCAACGACCTGTCCCAGAAACTCTACGCCACCATGGAGAAACATAAGGAG GTCTTCTTTGTCATCCGCCTCATGGCCGGCCCCACTGCCAACTCGCTGCCGCCCATCACAGACTCAGATCCCCTGATGGCCTGTGACCTGATGGACGGCCGTGACGCCTTCCTGACTCTTGCCAGGGACAAGCACTTAGAGTTCAGCTCGCTCAGGAGGTCCAAATGGAGCTCTATGTGTATGCTAGTGGAGCTCCACAACCAGAGCCAGGACCGCTTCGTCTATACCTGCAATGAGTGTAAACACCACGTGGAGACCCGCTACCACTGCACAGTCTGCGAG GACTATGACTTGTGCATCACCTGCTACAACACTAAACGCCACGAGCACAAAATGGAGAAGCTGGGGCTTGGGTTGGATGATGACAGCAATAACCAGGCAGCATCAGCCACTCAGAGTCCTGGGGACTCTCGTCGCCTCAGCATCCAGCGCTGCATCCAGTCGCTGGTCCACGCGTGCCAGTGCCGCAATGCCAACTGCTCCCTGCCATCCTGCCAGAAGATGAAGCGTGTCGTTCAGCACACAAAAGGTTGCAAGCGCAAGACAAACGGCGGCTGTCCCATCTGCAAGCAGCTCATCGCTCTGTGCTGCTACCACGCCAAGCACTGTCAGGAGAACAAATGTCCCGTCCCGTTCTGTCTGAACATCAAGCAGAAGctccggcagcagcagctgcaacacAGACTCCAGCAGGCTCAAATGCTGAGGAGGAGAATGGCCAGCATGCAGAGGGTGGGGCAGCCAGCCGGAGTGACTCCAGGAGGACCTGTGGTAGGACTTCCATCACCGGGAAACAACGGCACCACAGCTCCCAGTACACCAACCTCTGTTGGAACCCAACCACCAACTCCACAGACTCCGACTCAGAACATGCCTCCGGGGGTGCAGCAGGGAATGGGTCCTGGACCTGGAGtacaaccacagcagcagccaggaggGTTGCCTCAGCAACACCCACATCACCAGTTCCAGCAAATGGCGAGTGGAGGTGGTGCAGCAGGAGGGATGATGAACTCTCcccaacatcagcagcagatgcTTACTCAGGTCCAGCAGCAGAGCGGAGCAGGCGTCAACCCTCAGCAGCTCCAACAGCTCCAACAGCACCCCAACAACCTGCCTCCATACACCAACAGACTGCCGGGTTCTTCCCCAATTCACCCGTCCCAGGGAAAACCTGTGCTGGGCTGCACCACGCCtccccagcagcagcctggTGGCGCTGTCATGCCAGGAAATATTGGGGGCCAACAACCTCCCAGCCAGCTGCAGGGGCCTCCCCTTTCTCAGCAGCATCAGCCTTCACCTGGCCCTCCACCAGCAGCTGTAGAAATTGCCATGAAGATTCAGCAGGTGGCTGATGCGCAAAGAAAGATGGCTCTACAGAGACAAGCAGCCCAGGCAGCTGCAGGCATGATGCCTCCACATGCTCACCATCCACAAGGTCAGGGCCAGCAGATGGGCATGGGACACCCAGGGGCAGTAGGGATGGTTGGACCTCAGGGCACACAGAACCAAGCTGCTCGGGCCCACATGGATCAACAGGGAGCTCCTCCAGTGATGATGGTTGGCGCTGGCGGacccatgcagcagcagcagcagcagcagcagccgcctcCTCAGCAGGGAAACCTGCCACAAGGCCAGCTCCcaccacagctgcagcttcagcagcagaggaTGGGTGCTCCGCTTCAGaatccacagcagcaccagcagcagcagcagtgggcaGGACAGGGCATGCCACCCCAGCAGAGGCAAGCTATGATGAACCAAATGGGCCATCAAGCAATGATGGCagcccaacaacaacaacaacaacaacaacaacaacagcagcagcagcagcaacagcagcaacaacagcaacaacagggccATGCTGCATTAATAAATATggcacaacagcaacaacaacaacagcagcaacagcagcagggtggaggtggagtcaCAGGTATACCTGGAGTAGCTGGTATTCCAGGAAttggagctgctggaggaaaCATCCCTCAGGCAGCCCTACAGGAGCTGTTACGAACTCTCCGTTCACCGAGCTCGCCGCTCCAACAACAGCAGGTCCTCAACATCCTGCGCTCAAACCCGCAGCTCATGGCTGCTTTTATTAAGCAGAGAGCCTCAAAGTACAAAGGGGGGCCTGGTGGACCTGGTGGCATCCCAGGTGGACCTGGTGGCATCCCAGGGGGACTGGGTCCCACAGGGGGGCCTGTCATGGCAGGAGGAGGCCCACAAGTGAACATGAACGCTGCTGGAGCCGGACAGACGGGGATGCACATGGGTGGTCAAGGAGGAACGAACGTGAACATCGCCACCATGGCTCAGCTACAGCaagtccagcagcagcaacaacagctgcagcagcagcagcagcagcagcagctacaacagcagcagcagaggccaaTGCTGGGtggtttacagcagcagcaagtgGCAGCTctccagcaacagcagcagcagcaacaacagcagcagcagcagcagcaacaacaacagcagcagcagcagggagttGGGAGAGGGATGCCGGGCCAGGGGTCACAGATGGGAAATCTCAATGGACCCCAGTTTAGAGAGCTGCTGATGAGGCggcacctccagcagcagcagcagcagcagcagcagcagatgggaGTAAATCATGGTCAGTTCCAGCAGCCACAGCCACCACAGGGGCAGGGATTCATGGGACAGCCTGGGATGCAGCCCCCAGCCGTGGGACAGGGCCCACCTGGAGGCCCAGCTCTTGGGCCTCAGCAGCCGGGTGGCCCTCCGGTGCAGCAGGGGCAGGGTTTTCCAGGGTCAGTGGctcagcagcaggctgcagctgcGCTCCAGCAAAGACTCCAGCACCAGCACCACCTCCAgatgcagcagcaacagaatgCCATGGCTGGACTACCAGGTGGTGACGCAgggccaggaggaggaggtccacAGCAGCCGCCTCAGGGCCCTCAACCGCCCCAAAGTGGACCCCCAGCGCAGTCTTCTCAAGCTCTGCTCCAACAGGCCCTACACCAGAGGctgctacagcagcagcagcatttggGTCCTGGAGGCTCACCAGCCCAGCATAGCAATCCCATGAGCCCTCAGCAGCCGCAGCAGATGGCCCCGTCCCCACACCTGCAGGGCCAGCCCCTGCCCACCTCCCTGGCCAACCAAGTGCGTTCCCCGCAGCCCTCACCCAGACCCCAGTCCCAGCCGCCACACTCCAGCCCGTCCCCGCGCATGCAGCCTCAGCCCTCCCCGCATCACATCTCCCCCCAAATGCAGACCGGTTCTCCACACCTGAACCAGCACCACCCAGGAATGGTGGTCcctccgcagcagcagcagccgcctcagcagcagcagcaacagaacgCCATGGATCAGTTCGGGTCGGACCAGAATGCCATGCTGTCTCAGCTGAGCAGCATGGCTGGCCTCCACGGGCCAGGCGGTGCCGCTCAGGACCCGATGGGCCAGAACATGAATCACAACCCTTTAGACATCATGTAG